A region from the Flexistipes sp. genome encodes:
- a CDS encoding TVP38/TMEM64 family protein has protein sequence MPNKFKFYRYFALLLICFILVIVILSKSGLIELNIFKHDLYKHLLVIVSVFALPLLGFPFSALLVAIGIEFDYIIGLVILVAVIPLHLAFSFWIVNRFFREKIKHSPLASRFRIFDISSEKHLEYTFIFMILPVVPYAVKNYLLPASGIPFRYYFIIGWIIQSVLGAPFVILGEAASSLDYRMLFALFILFPIFYFVMRKLKERYYKLITKKEN, from the coding sequence GTGCCCAATAAGTTTAAGTTTTACCGCTATTTTGCCCTGCTACTTATCTGTTTTATATTAGTAATAGTCATTCTGTCAAAAAGCGGCTTAATAGAACTAAATATTTTTAAACATGATTTATATAAACACCTTCTGGTCATTGTTTCTGTTTTTGCTCTGCCTCTTCTTGGATTTCCTTTTTCAGCACTTCTTGTGGCTATTGGGATTGAATTTGATTATATTATCGGACTCGTGATTTTGGTAGCTGTAATTCCCCTTCACCTTGCATTTTCTTTTTGGATTGTTAACAGGTTTTTCCGGGAAAAAATAAAACATTCACCATTGGCAAGCAGATTCAGAATCTTTGATATATCCTCTGAGAAGCACCTTGAATACACTTTTATATTTATGATTCTTCCGGTGGTGCCTTATGCAGTGAAAAACTATCTGCTTCCCGCTTCAGGTATTCCATTCAGATATTATTTTATTATAGGCTGGATAATTCAATCAGTTTTAGGGGCACCGTTTGTTATTTTAGGTGAGGCTGCCTCAAGCCTTGATTACCGGATGCTTTTTGCACTTTTTATATTGTTTCCCATTTTTTATTTTGTTATGAGGAAGCTGAAAGAAAGATATTATAAGCTTATAACAAAGAAAGAAAATTAA
- a CDS encoding AzlC family ABC transporter permease translates to MKKVFLYTLPVLMGYIPLGIAFGILSVESGISFAATVIMSIVVFAGAGQFLAVSLLSAHAGYFEIALGTFLLNLRHFFYGITIMDELKDFGMKKFYIIFGLTDETFALLKAWKREEDKEKTFFRIALFDHLYWVTGTIIGAAAASTISFNSSGIEFSLTVLFVVLTIDLLRQQKNFKTFFTACIIGILSLMFISADKMLITSLTLGVIVMFIMRGFVDE, encoded by the coding sequence ATGAAAAAAGTTTTTTTATACACATTGCCCGTACTAATGGGGTATATCCCGTTAGGCATAGCATTCGGCATTCTTTCTGTTGAGAGCGGAATTTCTTTTGCAGCCACAGTAATAATGAGCATTGTGGTATTTGCCGGAGCAGGGCAGTTTTTGGCGGTTTCCCTTCTCAGTGCCCATGCCGGGTATTTTGAAATAGCGCTCGGTACTTTTCTGCTGAATTTAAGACACTTCTTTTACGGAATCACAATAATGGACGAGCTGAAAGATTTTGGCATGAAGAAGTTTTACATCATTTTCGGGCTCACAGATGAAACATTTGCACTTTTAAAAGCGTGGAAAAGAGAGGAAGACAAGGAAAAAACCTTTTTCCGGATTGCCCTTTTCGATCACCTATACTGGGTTACCGGAACAATTATAGGTGCAGCCGCTGCTTCTACAATTTCTTTTAACTCCAGTGGTATCGAGTTTTCACTGACTGTACTGTTTGTGGTGCTTACAATTGATCTTCTCAGACAGCAGAAAAATTTCAAAACTTTCTTCACAGCATGTATAATAGGTATTTTGTCATTAATGTTTATCTCTGCAGATAAAATGCTGATTACCTCCCTTACATTAGGGGTCATTGTGATGTTCATTATGAGAGGTTTTGTGGATGAGTAG
- the rho gene encoding transcription termination factor Rho: protein MNLSELKKKSIEELVNIAEEQEIVDAPNLLKQELIFEILKSISEKNGQIYGRGVLEILPDGFGFLRSTDYNYLPGPDDLYVSPAQIRRFGLRNGDTIAGEIRPPKDNEKYFALLKITTVNDGKPRRQRNLFENLTPLFPEERLNLEAYPTSYDTRIMNMLSPVGKGQRGLLVAPPKTGKTMLLKSIANSITANHPEVYMIILLIDERPEEVTDMQRSVDAEVISSTFDEPGYRHVQVSEMVMNKAKRLVEQGRDVCILLDSITRLARAYNSIEPPSGKVLSGGVDANALHKPKRFFGAARNIEEGGSLTVIATALVDTGSRMDEVIFEEFKGTGNMEVHLDRRLVEKRIFPALDINRSGTRREELLLGKDEINKVWILRRFLSNMNAVDAMEFLLDKIKGTKTNKEFLDSMNK from the coding sequence GTGAATTTATCCGAACTTAAGAAAAAGTCTATAGAAGAGCTTGTTAATATTGCTGAAGAACAAGAGATTGTAGATGCTCCTAACCTTTTGAAACAGGAACTTATATTTGAGATTCTAAAGTCCATAAGTGAAAAGAACGGCCAGATATACGGCCGCGGTGTCCTTGAGATTTTACCGGACGGTTTCGGCTTTTTACGCTCCACGGATTACAACTATCTCCCCGGGCCGGATGACCTTTATGTCTCTCCTGCACAAATCAGGCGTTTTGGACTTCGCAACGGGGATACTATAGCCGGAGAAATCAGGCCGCCAAAAGATAATGAAAAATATTTTGCGCTGCTTAAAATTACAACGGTTAACGATGGAAAACCGAGACGACAGAGAAACCTTTTTGAAAATCTCACCCCTCTTTTCCCGGAAGAGAGACTCAATCTTGAAGCTTATCCGACTTCCTATGATACGAGAATTATGAATATGCTTTCACCTGTGGGAAAAGGACAGAGAGGCCTACTGGTGGCTCCGCCCAAAACCGGGAAAACAATGCTTTTAAAATCTATTGCCAACAGTATTACGGCGAATCATCCTGAAGTTTATATGATTATTCTGCTTATTGATGAAAGACCTGAAGAGGTAACAGATATGCAGCGTTCGGTTGATGCCGAGGTTATCAGTTCCACATTTGACGAGCCCGGCTACAGACATGTTCAGGTTTCTGAGATGGTTATGAATAAAGCCAAAAGACTGGTTGAGCAGGGCAGAGACGTTTGTATCCTTCTGGACAGTATTACAAGACTTGCCAGAGCTTATAACTCTATTGAGCCGCCCAGTGGTAAAGTTTTGTCGGGTGGTGTGGATGCCAATGCACTGCATAAACCCAAAAGGTTTTTTGGTGCTGCCAGGAATATCGAAGAAGGCGGCAGCCTGACGGTCATTGCTACAGCTCTTGTGGATACAGGCTCCCGTATGGATGAAGTTATCTTTGAAGAATTTAAAGGTACGGGTAATATGGAAGTTCATCTGGATAGAAGGCTAGTTGAAAAACGTATTTTCCCAGCACTCGATATTAACAGATCCGGTACAAGGCGTGAAGAGCTCCTTCTCGGAAAAGATGAGATAAACAAGGTCTGGATACTCCGGAGGTTCTTAAGCAATATGAATGCTGTGGATGCAATGGAATTTCTGCTTGATAAGATTAAAGGCACCAAGACAAACAAAGAATTTCTCGATTCCATGAATAAATAA
- the ligA gene encoding NAD-dependent DNA ligase LigA translates to MSTIKTYEEYIQLVEEIIKHDKRYYVFNNPVISDYEYDQLYKKLEKTEKEHPDWTVDYSPTQRVGHKVESGLAVKSHEVRMLSLDNTYSKSELENFITRMQKDSSRSFTFLLEPKIDGAAVSLTYEKGVLTEAVTRGDGYQGEDVLHNIKTVKTLPLYIEHKDKIVVRGEVFLSKDNFDKINKRREKDGMPLFANPRNAAAGTMKLLNPEIASERSLDIYIYALDVGRVNAEHYKDLQFLKSIGIKVNPMIEHVSSQDEIFEYINLIEKKRQKLDYEIDGVVIKVNEYNVREELGSTNKSPRWAVAYKYPAEHARTKLLRVSFQVGRTGIVTPVGIFEPVKVAGSTVSRATLHNEDEIKRLGIKIGDNVFIEKSGDVIPKVTSVIKDERKGDEKDIKFPDTCPVCGSAVLKDEDDVYYKCANPDCPARLKASIVHFAGRNAMDIKGLGEKIVDRFVDLGLLDSIADIYDLKSEDFQGLEGFGAKSAENLIKAIAKSKSKPFSKVLFGIGLPNVGVRTAEILSEKFGDMDTMMKAERKDFEEIEDIGPVIADGLFRALRNEKITYLIEKLRKAGLNFTYRRVRESDVLKGKTFLITGSLSRPRKQFEELIKKNGGKVLSGVSSNLDYLICGESPGSKLDKAKELDINIIGEKEFMSMLGK, encoded by the coding sequence ATGAGCACAATAAAAACATATGAAGAATATATACAGCTTGTTGAGGAAATTATTAAACATGATAAAAGGTACTACGTATTTAATAATCCTGTAATATCAGACTATGAGTACGACCAGCTTTACAAAAAACTTGAAAAGACGGAAAAAGAACATCCTGACTGGACGGTCGACTATTCACCCACCCAAAGAGTCGGACATAAAGTTGAATCGGGACTGGCCGTTAAATCACATGAAGTCCGAATGCTCTCTCTGGATAATACGTACAGTAAATCCGAGCTTGAAAATTTTATTACAAGAATGCAGAAGGACTCTTCCCGCAGCTTTACCTTTCTGCTTGAGCCTAAGATTGACGGTGCAGCCGTTTCTTTGACATATGAGAAGGGTGTGCTGACAGAAGCTGTCACCCGGGGGGATGGTTATCAGGGTGAGGATGTACTGCACAACATAAAAACTGTGAAAACACTCCCTCTTTATATTGAGCATAAGGATAAAATTGTTGTGAGGGGTGAAGTCTTTTTATCAAAAGATAATTTTGATAAAATAAACAAAAGAAGGGAGAAGGATGGAATGCCGCTGTTTGCAAATCCACGCAATGCAGCAGCTGGAACCATGAAACTTCTTAATCCTGAAATTGCCAGCGAAAGATCACTTGACATATATATTTATGCTTTGGATGTGGGAAGGGTTAATGCTGAGCATTATAAAGATTTACAATTTCTTAAATCCATAGGAATAAAAGTAAATCCAATGATTGAGCATGTATCCTCACAGGATGAAATTTTTGAATATATTAACCTTATTGAGAAGAAAAGACAAAAGCTGGACTATGAAATTGATGGTGTGGTTATAAAGGTGAATGAGTACAATGTCCGTGAAGAACTGGGCAGCACGAATAAATCCCCCCGGTGGGCTGTGGCGTATAAATACCCTGCCGAGCATGCCCGAACAAAGCTTTTAAGGGTTTCCTTTCAGGTGGGACGGACTGGTATAGTTACTCCGGTTGGAATCTTTGAGCCTGTTAAGGTTGCAGGCTCTACAGTAAGCAGGGCAACACTCCACAATGAGGATGAAATAAAAAGGCTTGGTATAAAGATAGGAGACAATGTTTTTATAGAGAAAAGCGGAGATGTTATTCCGAAGGTAACGAGTGTTATAAAAGATGAAAGAAAAGGGGATGAAAAAGATATAAAATTTCCCGATACCTGCCCGGTATGCGGAAGTGCTGTTTTAAAAGACGAGGATGATGTATATTACAAGTGTGCAAACCCGGATTGTCCTGCCCGTTTGAAAGCTTCCATAGTACATTTTGCCGGGAGAAACGCTATGGATATAAAAGGCTTGGGGGAAAAAATTGTGGACCGCTTTGTTGATTTGGGGTTGTTGGACTCAATTGCAGATATTTATGATTTAAAGAGTGAGGATTTCCAGGGGTTGGAAGGCTTTGGTGCGAAATCTGCCGAAAATTTGATTAAAGCCATAGCCAAAAGTAAATCCAAACCTTTTTCAAAAGTGCTTTTCGGAATCGGCCTGCCTAATGTGGGTGTCAGGACAGCTGAGATACTATCTGAAAAATTCGGGGATATGGACACAATGATGAAAGCTGAGAGGAAAGATTTTGAAGAAATCGAAGATATTGGCCCTGTAATTGCCGACGGGTTGTTCAGAGCACTGCGGAATGAAAAGATTACATATCTTATAGAAAAACTTAGAAAAGCCGGCCTTAATTTCACTTACAGAAGAGTAAGGGAAAGTGATGTTTTAAAAGGGAAGACGTTCCTGATAACCGGTAGTTTGAGCAGACCGAGAAAACAGTTTGAAGAGTTAATTAAAAAAAACGGAGGAAAGGTTCTTTCCGGTGTCAGCAGTAATCTTGATTATCTAATTTGCGGTGAGTCTCCCGGTTCTAAGCTTGATAAAGCCAAGGAATTGGATATCAATATTATAGGTGAAAAAGAATTCATGAGCATGCTGGGTAAATAA
- a CDS encoding peptidase U32 family protein — translation MKNVELLSPAGNFEKLRTAVNFGADAVYLSGKNFGLRAKAANFEISELEDALSYLHSAGKKGYVTANIYPRNDDFEDLKSYIGVLAEIGADAVIISDPGILHLIKQSGINIPVHISTQSNTVNYMSVKFWEEMGASRVILARELSKEEIGFICNNTGIEIEMFVHGAMCISHSGRCVLSNYFTGKDANRGECTHPCRWNYYLVEKTRPGEYLPVVESEEGTFIYNSRDLCLLEYIDEIVNLGVASLKIEGRMKSAMYTGVVTGVYRQALDTALRGEQLAPEEWMPLLESVSNRGYTTGFFCSKADEQSMNYSTSSYYRNCDFIGVVTEFDGETIKFICKTKLEINENIHFLDTDMRETPYQVQKIYDDKMNECESTKPNFEYYLPVNESISEGALVRRYK, via the coding sequence ATGAAAAATGTTGAGTTATTAAGTCCTGCCGGCAATTTCGAAAAGCTGCGGACAGCTGTGAATTTCGGAGCGGATGCCGTTTATCTTTCCGGGAAAAATTTCGGTCTGCGGGCTAAAGCTGCTAACTTCGAAATTTCTGAGCTCGAGGATGCATTAAGCTATCTGCATTCTGCAGGCAAAAAAGGGTATGTAACAGCCAACATATACCCCCGGAATGATGATTTTGAAGATTTAAAATCCTACATCGGGGTTTTAGCCGAAATAGGCGCTGATGCTGTAATAATAAGTGATCCGGGAATTTTGCATTTAATAAAACAATCCGGGATCAATATACCTGTTCATATCAGCACCCAGAGCAATACTGTAAACTATATGTCTGTTAAGTTTTGGGAAGAGATGGGAGCTTCACGGGTTATACTTGCAAGGGAACTTAGTAAGGAGGAGATTGGCTTTATCTGTAACAATACCGGCATTGAAATAGAAATGTTTGTTCACGGAGCTATGTGCATTTCCCATTCCGGCCGATGTGTCCTCAGTAATTATTTTACCGGTAAAGATGCTAACCGCGGTGAGTGCACCCATCCGTGCAGGTGGAACTATTATCTTGTTGAAAAAACAAGACCTGGTGAATATTTGCCTGTAGTGGAGAGTGAGGAAGGTACTTTTATTTATAACTCAAGAGATTTATGTCTTTTGGAATACATTGACGAAATTGTCAATCTTGGAGTTGCGAGTCTGAAGATAGAAGGGAGAATGAAAAGTGCAATGTATACGGGCGTAGTCACCGGTGTTTACAGACAGGCTTTGGACACTGCGTTAAGAGGTGAACAATTAGCGCCGGAAGAATGGATGCCTCTTTTGGAAAGTGTCAGTAACAGAGGGTATACAACCGGTTTTTTTTGCAGCAAAGCTGATGAGCAATCGATGAATTACAGTACGTCTTCCTATTACAGGAATTGTGATTTTATCGGCGTTGTTACGGAGTTCGACGGAGAAACCATAAAATTTATTTGTAAAACCAAGCTTGAAATAAATGAGAATATACATTTTCTTGATACTGATATGCGGGAGACACCGTATCAGGTTCAAAAGATTTATGATGATAAAATGAATGAGTGTGAAAGCACAAAACCAAATTTTGAATATTATCTTCCCGTAAATGAAAGTATTTCTGAAGGGGCTTTGGTGAGAAGATATAAATGA
- a CDS encoding NAD(P)/FAD-dependent oxidoreductase has product MRIAIVGAGSSGMFAAYKLMQNNNFSIDLYDKGSDIYKRTRKEVMSGFGGAGAYSDGKLTLTTEFGGWLTEFVPEYKLEKLIEEADSIWKSVSGVDTLESTSNYEKIKDLEYMCTRHTLRLYAAKIRHLGTDNCIKAIKKLYEILNSQSNVNIYCNKQVSDIIIDNGSAKGVVTEDKEINYYDKIILAVGRSGNSWMHEIAQKYNISSSINPVDIGVRVEIPRAVSDHFTNNLYEFKIKHFSTEFEDEVRTFCVNPGGYVAMEENENGLLTVNGHCYKNKKSSNTNFALLVSTKFTEPFREPVKYGQYIAYLANMLSGQSVIVQRFGDLERGRRSTTSRIAKNFVQPTLKNAMPGDLSFVLPYRYLTDLKETIYRLDKIMPGIADPNTLLYGVEVKFYSLRIDVDENLKSKSIENLYCIGDGAGITRGIIQASTSGIIAAEDIKNQYEKEYISNE; this is encoded by the coding sequence ATGCGGATAGCTATTGTGGGAGCAGGCAGCTCCGGAATGTTTGCGGCTTATAAGCTTATGCAAAACAATAATTTTTCCATTGATCTGTATGATAAAGGCAGTGATATTTATAAAAGAACACGCAAGGAAGTAATGAGCGGCTTCGGAGGAGCAGGTGCCTATTCTGATGGTAAGCTTACACTGACAACTGAATTCGGGGGGTGGCTTACTGAATTTGTCCCTGAATACAAACTAGAAAAACTGATAGAGGAAGCTGATTCCATATGGAAGAGTGTGAGCGGTGTGGATACTCTTGAAAGTACTTCCAATTACGAAAAAATCAAAGACCTCGAATACATGTGCACCCGACACACGTTAAGGCTTTATGCAGCCAAAATCAGACATTTGGGTACAGACAACTGTATTAAGGCTATAAAAAAACTTTATGAAATTCTTAACAGTCAATCCAATGTTAACATTTACTGCAACAAGCAGGTATCGGACATAATCATTGATAATGGCTCTGCCAAGGGAGTTGTTACAGAAGATAAAGAAATAAATTATTATGATAAAATAATACTGGCAGTGGGCAGAAGCGGCAATTCCTGGATGCACGAAATCGCACAGAAATATAATATATCTTCATCTATCAATCCGGTGGACATAGGTGTAAGGGTGGAAATCCCAAGGGCGGTTTCCGATCATTTCACAAATAATCTCTATGAATTCAAGATAAAACACTTTTCAACAGAATTTGAAGACGAAGTCCGGACATTCTGTGTGAATCCGGGTGGCTATGTGGCGATGGAAGAAAATGAAAACGGGCTTTTAACCGTAAACGGTCACTGTTACAAAAACAAAAAAAGCAGCAACACAAATTTTGCACTGCTCGTTTCCACAAAATTTACAGAGCCTTTCAGAGAACCCGTTAAATACGGGCAGTATATAGCTTACCTTGCAAACATGCTCAGCGGCCAAAGTGTCATAGTACAGAGATTCGGAGATTTGGAAAGGGGAAGACGCTCCACAACCAGCAGAATAGCCAAAAATTTTGTCCAGCCGACACTTAAAAACGCCATGCCCGGGGATCTCTCTTTTGTACTGCCCTACAGGTATCTAACCGACCTGAAGGAAACGATATACAGGCTTGATAAGATAATGCCGGGGATAGCCGATCCCAATACACTTCTGTACGGAGTGGAAGTAAAATTTTATTCACTGCGTATTGATGTTGATGAAAATTTAAAATCGAAAAGTATAGAAAATCTCTACTGTATAGGCGACGGTGCTGGAATCACGAGGGGTATTATACAGGCATCCACATCGGGAATCATTGCAGCAGAAGATATTAAAAATCAATACGAGAAAGAATACATATCTAATGAATAA
- a CDS encoding pyruvate, water dikinase regulatory protein: MAEKTVYILSDGTGQSAINIVKACLIQFEDPEIKLSVYSKVDNEDKIVNILEKAGRNKAFVAFTIAKKSLRRLVHEVCHKREIIHHDILGPPVEKLSAFLDSEPIENPNLLRKVDSKYFKRIEAIEFSINHDDGKNLKNLEEADIIILGLSRTSKTPTSFFLAQQGYKVVNIPVIPEVGIPEEVYKADQNKIVCLMMEPDILQKIRIERLKHYRTMSKYTNINNILEEVEFMYALKDKHRQWHIVDTTNKSVEETAREVLMKIYGREIQL; the protein is encoded by the coding sequence ATGGCTGAAAAAACAGTGTATATATTATCAGACGGAACCGGTCAAAGTGCCATAAATATTGTAAAAGCGTGCCTGATTCAGTTTGAGGATCCGGAGATTAAGCTTTCGGTGTATTCAAAGGTTGATAATGAGGACAAGATTGTGAATATTCTGGAAAAAGCTGGACGCAACAAGGCCTTTGTAGCTTTTACCATTGCCAAGAAATCGTTGAGAAGGCTGGTTCACGAGGTATGCCATAAAAGGGAAATAATTCACCATGATATTTTGGGACCGCCGGTGGAAAAACTGAGTGCTTTTTTGGACAGTGAACCGATTGAAAATCCTAATCTGCTGAGAAAGGTGGACAGTAAATATTTTAAACGGATAGAGGCCATAGAGTTTTCAATCAATCATGATGACGGTAAAAATCTTAAAAATCTTGAAGAAGCGGATATAATAATTTTAGGTCTTTCAAGAACATCAAAGACGCCGACTTCATTTTTTCTTGCTCAGCAGGGTTACAAGGTTGTGAATATACCAGTTATCCCTGAAGTGGGGATTCCGGAAGAAGTGTATAAGGCTGATCAGAATAAAATTGTCTGTCTCATGATGGAGCCTGATATACTGCAGAAAATTCGTATTGAGCGTTTGAAACATTACAGAACTATGAGCAAATATACAAATATTAACAATATCCTGGAAGAAGTGGAGTTTATGTATGCATTGAAAGATAAGCACAGACAATGGCATATAGTTGATACGACAAATAAGTCTGTAGAAGAGACGGCAAGGGAAGTACTTATGAAAATTTACGGCAGAGAAATACAACTGTGA
- a CDS encoding branched-chain amino acid transporter permease → MSSGYLYFSILLCALFTFLTRILAFIVFSKVKPNPTMDYLKRNLPVMIMTILIFYALSGTNWDHTKGIPEISAIALSAVLHLKMKNALISIFLSTAFYMIFLQSIF, encoded by the coding sequence ATGAGTAGCGGTTATTTATATTTCTCCATTCTTTTATGTGCTTTATTTACCTTTCTTACCCGTATTCTGGCATTCATCGTTTTCTCTAAAGTAAAACCAAATCCCACCATGGATTATTTAAAAAGGAACCTTCCCGTAATGATAATGACCATCCTAATCTTTTATGCACTCTCGGGAACAAACTGGGACCATACCAAAGGGATACCGGAAATATCGGCAATAGCACTGTCTGCAGTGTTACATCTGAAAATGAAAAATGCCCTGATAAGCATCTTTTTATCAACAGCCTTTTATATGATATTTTTACAGTCGATTTTTTAG
- a CDS encoding metallophosphoesterase family protein, with protein MRILIISDTHTDSIKKLPKKILAELSKADLVVHAGDYTDFRLYKELEEDSASFAGVKGNMDMQTEFQSVPGKMDFECGNYKIGISHGSGAPHNIINRLMYLHEATDIIIFGHTHSPAHKKVNGKIFINPGSLSQNRWGNDKTYAILEIDNGSYDLQIKSVEE; from the coding sequence ATGAGAATCCTTATTATATCCGATACACATACGGATTCAATAAAAAAACTCCCGAAAAAGATATTGGCTGAACTTAGCAAAGCAGATTTGGTGGTTCATGCCGGCGATTACACCGACTTCAGACTTTACAAAGAGCTTGAAGAGGACTCAGCATCATTTGCCGGTGTAAAAGGGAATATGGATATGCAGACCGAATTTCAGTCGGTGCCCGGCAAGATGGATTTTGAATGCGGAAATTATAAAATTGGCATTTCACACGGATCCGGCGCACCCCACAACATCATCAACCGTCTTATGTATTTGCATGAAGCTACTGATATAATAATATTCGGACATACACATTCCCCGGCTCACAAAAAAGTCAACGGCAAAATATTTATTAACCCGGGCAGTCTCAGTCAAAACAGGTGGGGGAATGACAAAACATACGCCATCCTTGAAATTGATAACGGTTCTTATGATTTGCAAATAAAAAGTGTAGAGGAATAA
- a CDS encoding HD domain-containing protein: MVDIVPINTGDIPFADDIIRAAADSGAEVYFVGGVVRDLLMRRRIHDVDITCFGIAYSEFAGLLAAKADATYVPFKDNVRLVIGGFTIDVSKPRGETIESDLQKRDFTINNLALTLKGEIIGNSYDLEKKLIRHVYPSVFDDDPLRILRAFRFVSECGFDIVPETSRLIADKADKINSVPKERVYQEILRFFSGSYFDKAVTLFFRKSPKDLFKKENHTKNSAAYYLFPELVDSADIRQNSIFHRENVLKHSLSVAKEIFKIARGLNIAEERRFVLITAALLHDCGKKEAWLRNNRKNFIGHDELGSRVAAEIMKRLGYPNKYIKRVSFLVRQHLKLTIFAVNGVRKIRLQRFVFENMDEVEDIILLSLADNRVKKFNMKRLYNIILRIRNAQKEIDMSRAKTVSGSDLIDMGVERGPEVSILLKEVHFRLAFGYLKSMEDVKIFLKEIRGT, from the coding sequence GTGGTTGATATTGTACCTATAAACACCGGAGATATACCATTTGCAGATGATATTATCCGTGCTGCGGCCGACAGCGGAGCAGAAGTTTATTTTGTAGGCGGAGTTGTCAGAGATCTGCTGATGAGGCGCAGAATACATGATGTGGATATCACATGTTTTGGGATAGCTTACTCTGAATTTGCAGGCCTTTTGGCAGCAAAAGCGGATGCAACATATGTTCCATTTAAAGACAATGTTCGTCTTGTCATAGGTGGGTTTACTATTGATGTATCCAAACCCCGTGGTGAGACGATAGAGTCTGATTTGCAAAAAAGGGATTTTACCATCAATAATCTTGCCTTAACGTTAAAGGGTGAAATTATCGGTAATTCTTATGACCTTGAAAAAAAACTGATCAGGCATGTATATCCGTCAGTGTTTGATGATGATCCTCTGAGAATTCTAAGGGCATTTCGTTTTGTTTCTGAGTGCGGATTTGATATTGTTCCGGAAACCAGCCGTCTCATTGCGGATAAAGCTGATAAAATAAACAGTGTGCCAAAAGAGAGAGTTTACCAGGAGATATTAAGGTTTTTTAGCGGCAGTTATTTTGACAAGGCCGTTACCCTCTTTTTTAGGAAAAGTCCTAAAGATTTATTCAAGAAAGAAAACCACACTAAAAATTCTGCAGCTTACTATCTTTTCCCTGAGCTCGTTGATTCTGCAGATATCAGGCAGAACAGCATTTTTCACAGGGAGAATGTCCTTAAACACAGTCTCAGTGTGGCAAAGGAAATTTTTAAAATAGCACGCGGACTTAATATAGCTGAGGAAAGGCGCTTTGTTTTGATTACAGCTGCCCTCCTTCACGATTGCGGCAAGAAGGAAGCCTGGCTGAGAAATAATAGAAAAAATTTTATAGGTCATGACGAGTTAGGCAGCAGAGTGGCTGCTGAGATTATGAAAAGACTCGGTTATCCCAATAAATATATAAAAAGGGTTTCTTTTCTGGTCAGACAGCATTTGAAGCTGACCATTTTTGCTGTTAACGGTGTGAGAAAAATTAGATTGCAGCGATTTGTGTTTGAAAATATGGATGAAGTAGAAGATATTATTTTATTGAGTTTGGCAGATAACAGGGTTAAAAAATTTAATATGAAAAGACTATACAACATTATATTAAGAATAAGAAATGCACAGAAGGAGATTGATATGAGCCGGGCTAAAACAGTATCCGGTTCAGACCTCATCGACATGGGTGTTGAGAGGGGGCCTGAGGTTTCAATCCTATTAAAGGAAGTACATTTCCGGCTTGCCTTTGGTTATCTGAAAAGTATGGAAGATGTAAAAATTTTTCTGAAAGAGATAAGGGGGACATGA